A DNA window from Gigantopelta aegis isolate Gae_Host chromosome 4, Gae_host_genome, whole genome shotgun sequence contains the following coding sequences:
- the LOC121370312 gene encoding dynein light chain Tctex-type 1 has product MEDLQSTEETSFVIEEVTNIIKEAIEGAIGGNAYQHNKVNPWTSNVVEQCLNQLTKLGKPFKYIVTCVIMQKNGAGLHTASSCYWDNTTDGSCTVRWENKTMFCIVSVFGLAI; this is encoded by the exons ATGGAAGACCTACAGTCAACAGAAGAG acatcatttgttattgaagaagttacaaatattattaaagag GCAATTGAGGGAGCAATTGGTGGCAATGCTTATCAGCATAACAAAGTGAACCCATGGACTTCAAATGTTGTAGAGCAATGCTTAAACCAGCTAACAAAACTGGGAAAGCCATTTAAGTATATTG TAACCTGTGTTATAATGCAGAAAAATGGTGCTGGTCTCCACACTGCTAGCTCTTGCTACTGGGACAACACAACAGATG gaaGCTGCACAGTGAGGTGGGAAAATAAAACCATGTTCTGCATTGTGAGTGTGTTTGGTCTTGCGATATAA